A genomic segment from Diospyros lotus cultivar Yz01 chromosome 5, ASM1463336v1, whole genome shotgun sequence encodes:
- the LOC127802658 gene encoding 3-methyl-2-oxobutanoate hydroxymethyltransferase 1, mitochondrial-like isoform X1 — translation MTGFRAASRALACLTRSISARPLSSPKCMSNVPESTVYGGPKPQNPEQRITLTHLRQKYRRGEPITMVTAYDYPSAVHLDTAGIDICLVGDSASMVVHGHDTTLPITIDEMLVHCRAVARCAKRPLLVGDLPFGSYESSTSQAVDTAVRILKEGGMDAIKLEGGSPSRITAAKAIVEAGIAVMGHVGLTPQAISVLGGFRPQGKNVASAVKVVETALALQEAGCFSVVLECVPAPVAAAATSALKIPTIGIGAGSFCGGQVLVYHDLLGMMQHPHHAKVTPKFCKQYACVGDVINKALLEYKEEVTNGSFPGAGHTPYKINSADVDNFLNELQRLGLEKAASAAATAAAKKD, via the exons ATGACAGGGTTCAGGGCCGCCTCCCGTGCTCTCGCATGCCTAACCCGATCAATCTCGGCGCGACCGTTGAGCAGCCCCAAGTGCATGAGCAACGTCCCGGAAAGCACCGTCTACGGCGGACCCAAGCCCCAGAACCCCGAGCAAAGGATCACTCTCACCCACCTGCGCCAGAAGTACCGCAGGGGCGAACCCATCACAATGGTCACTGCCTACGATTATCCCTCCGCCGTTCACCTGGACACCGCTGGAATAGATATCTGCCTGGTCGGAGACTCTGCTTCCATGGTGGTTCACGGCCACGACACCACTCTGCCCATCACAATCGATGAAATGCTCGTCCACTGCCGCGCCGTCGCTCGCTGCGCCAAGCGGCCGTTGCTCGTCGGGGACCTCCCGTTCGGCTCCTACGAGTCGAGTACTAGTCAG GCAGTGGATACTGCAGTTAGGATTCTGAAAGAAGGAGGAATGGATGCGATTAAATTGGAAGGTGGGTCACCATCAAGAATCACAGCAGCTAAAGCAATTGTGGAAGCTGGAATTGCTGTGATGGGGCATGTGGGGCTTACTCCTCAAGCAATCAGTGTCCTTGGAGGATTTAGGCCTCAAGGCAAGAATGTTGCTAGTGCCGTCAAG GTTGTAGAAACTGCACTGGCTTTGCAGGAAGCTGGGTGTTTTTCTGTTGTTTTGGAATGTGTTCCGGCgcctgttgctgctgctgcaacATCTGCTCTTAAGATTCCCACAATTGGCATTGGGGCTGGGTCTTTCTGTGGTGGCCAG GTGTTAGTTTACCATGATCTGCTGGGAATGATGCAGCATCCCCATCATGCCAAG GTAACTCCAAAGTTCTGCAAGCAGTATGCATGCGTTGGAGATGTCATTAACAAGGCACTTTTGGAGTACAAGGAAGAAGTAACAAACGGTTCATTCCCTGGCGCGGGCCACACCCCATATAAAATCAATTCAGCTGATGTGGATAATTTCTTAAATGAGCTACAAAGGTTAGGTTTAGAAAAGGCAGCATCTGCAGCCGCTACAGCAGCAGCCAAAAAAGATTGA
- the LOC127802617 gene encoding WRKY transcription factor 22 → MADDWDLHAVVRGCAAAATASCSLDVVHPPSGSYPPQDLARLLCPDPCQARGIKSSIEELQDLFKPFLPNLQTLSPQSKPISPLSVLGGLPDPSPPPPQLKQQQKLPLCGYRPIDRTSSSSSSSCNITTTATVKHPPRSKKRKNQLKRVCQVPAEGLSSDMWSWRKYGQKPIKGSPYPRGYYRCSTSKGCLARKQVERNRSDPGMFIVTYTAEHNHPMPTHRNSLAGSTRQKPVAAQTVTESDANKPSCSSPASLSPATEKTENKEDRDDFMEDEDDEFGVSDMAISDDFFEGLEELTGSSPAGDSLPECFPESLPFPWLADNATTTAAGGG, encoded by the exons ATGGCGGATGACTGGGATCTCCACGCGGTGGTCAGAGGCTGTGCCGCCGCCGCTACAGCTTCCTGCAGCCTAGATGTCGTCCATCCCCCCTCCGGCAGCTACCCACCGCAAGATCTGGCCCGTCTGTTGTGCCCAGATCCATGTCAGGCAAGAGGCATTAAGAGCAGTATTGAAGAGCTCCAAGACTTGTTCAAGCCCTTTCTTCCGAACCTCCAAACTCTCTCCCCACAATCCAAACCCATCTCCCCCCTCTCTGTTCTTGGAGGACTACCAGATCcttcgccgccgccgccgcaacTAAAACAACAGCAGAAGCTTCCTCTCTGTGGTTATAGACCAATAGATagaacttcttcttcttcttcatcttcgtGTAATATTACTACCACTGCCACTGTTAAACATCCTCCAAGATCGAAGAAAAG GAAGAACCAGCTGAAGAGGGTTTGTCAAGTACCGGCTGAGGGTTTGTCTTCTGATATGTGGTCGTGGAGAAAATATGGTCAAAAACCCATCAAAGGGTCTCCATACCCAAG AGGATATTACAGATGCAGTACCTCCAAGGGTTGTTTGGCCCGGAAACAAGTGGAGCGAAACAGATCCGACCCGGGAATGTTCATTGTCACCTACACCGCCGAGCATAACCACCCTATGCCCACCCACCGGAACTCACTCGCTGGAAGCACCCGTCAGAAGCCTGTCGCCGCTCAGACCGTCACAGAAAGTGACGCCAATAAACCCTCTTGCTCCTCGCCGGCGAGCCTTTCTCCGGCCACGGAAAAGACAGAGAACAAAGAAGACAGAGATGACTttatggaagatgaagatgatgaatttGGCGTCTCTGATATGGCCATCAGCGATGATTTCTTTGAAGGTTTGGAGGAACTCACTGGCTCTTCGCCCGCCGGAGATTCTTTGCCTGAATGTTTCCCGGAGAGTTTGCCATTTCCCTGGCTGGCCGACAATGCTACAACCACCGCCGCTGGCGGTGGGTGA
- the LOC127802658 gene encoding 3-methyl-2-oxobutanoate hydroxymethyltransferase 1, mitochondrial-like isoform X2 encodes MTGFRAASRALACLTRSISARPLSSPKCMSNVPESTVYGGPKPQNPEQRITLTHLRQKYRRGEPITMVTAYDYPSAVHLDTAGIDICLVGDSASMVVHGHDTTLPITIDEMLVHCRAVARCAKRPLLVGDLPFGSYESSTSQAVDTAVRILKEGGMDAIKLEGGSPSRITAAKAIVEAGIAVMGHVGLTPQAISVLGGFRPQGKNVASAVKVVETALALQEAGCFSVVLECVPAPVAAAATSALKIPTIGIGAGSFCGGQKVGTVSSIVRENQNCNKYHLLLALLEYGWSLPLCNRSRNSYLQEST; translated from the exons ATGACAGGGTTCAGGGCCGCCTCCCGTGCTCTCGCATGCCTAACCCGATCAATCTCGGCGCGACCGTTGAGCAGCCCCAAGTGCATGAGCAACGTCCCGGAAAGCACCGTCTACGGCGGACCCAAGCCCCAGAACCCCGAGCAAAGGATCACTCTCACCCACCTGCGCCAGAAGTACCGCAGGGGCGAACCCATCACAATGGTCACTGCCTACGATTATCCCTCCGCCGTTCACCTGGACACCGCTGGAATAGATATCTGCCTGGTCGGAGACTCTGCTTCCATGGTGGTTCACGGCCACGACACCACTCTGCCCATCACAATCGATGAAATGCTCGTCCACTGCCGCGCCGTCGCTCGCTGCGCCAAGCGGCCGTTGCTCGTCGGGGACCTCCCGTTCGGCTCCTACGAGTCGAGTACTAGTCAG GCAGTGGATACTGCAGTTAGGATTCTGAAAGAAGGAGGAATGGATGCGATTAAATTGGAAGGTGGGTCACCATCAAGAATCACAGCAGCTAAAGCAATTGTGGAAGCTGGAATTGCTGTGATGGGGCATGTGGGGCTTACTCCTCAAGCAATCAGTGTCCTTGGAGGATTTAGGCCTCAAGGCAAGAATGTTGCTAGTGCCGTCAAG GTTGTAGAAACTGCACTGGCTTTGCAGGAAGCTGGGTGTTTTTCTGTTGTTTTGGAATGTGTTCCGGCgcctgttgctgctgctgcaacATCTGCTCTTAAGATTCCCACAATTGGCATTGGGGCTGGGTCTTTCTGTGGTGGCCAG AAAGTTGGAACTGTTAGTAGCATCGTTAGAGAAAACCAGAACTGCAACAAATATCATCTCTTGCTGGCACTTCTTGAATATGGTTGGAGCCTCCCACTGTGCAACAGATCCCGTAACTCTTATCTCCAGGAGTCAACCTAG
- the LOC127802615 gene encoding pentatricopeptide repeat-containing protein At3g61520, mitochondrial yields the protein MRGKLAASSSRSSNLALLLNPKTRTNHQSPSLLRRLSAEATHPTPPEPQPPNFSTLTTQVISLLQTHDNDWGNNDELRRLLFCSSDSTRSPPFLYKITHSLGTASKALNFFHFLRTNSPSPPDPLSLSYVFQAIFQLASYEQRNSHSELSKLLSISQEHGVPLTVNSATLLVRFFNRAGMIENSLLVYKELDTDKRNTNISNAMLLSLLRVGRTDYAFQLLDEMLVQDAKYPPNDNTVDIVMAALLCRDRNGKSVSDTKIVGLVKKFCEHGAFPSAVRLTQLITKLGRSGENDLAWDALHDVLNSGGNVEASSCNALLTVLARQQHFQKVNKLLAEMKENGIQPNVITFGILINHLCKFHRVDEALEVFEKMIGGGEAGDFSVKPDSIIYNTLIDGLCKVGRQGEGLQLMERMRLHQNVSPNPVTYNCLINGFCKAGEIEKALDLFEQMNEEGVPSNVITLNTLVDGMCKYGRVSRAMDFFRKMAEKGLKGNAVTYTTLINAFCNANNIDKAMGLFNEMSETECSPDAIVYYTLISGLTQSGRMDDACFVASLAKKAGFCLDTVSYNTMIGGFCRKNKLDKAYDMLKEMEQAGVKPDCVTYNTLISYFSKAGDLLTAHRMMKNMVRDGLVPTVGTHGALIHAHCLAGNLDKAMEIFWDMSSGLKITPNTVIYNMLIDSFCKNKKVEVAMSLMDDMKVKGVRPNTTTYNAMLKGLQEMNWLEKAFELMDQMTETACSPDYITMEILTNWLSAVGETEKLRRFVQGYQVSASAA from the coding sequence ATGAGAGGCAAACTGGCGGCTTCAAGTTCAAGATCATCAAACCTAGCCCTTTTGCTAAACCCCAAAACTCGAACAAATCATCAATCCCCGTCGCTCCTCCGCCGCCTCTCCGCCGAGGCCACTCACCCAACACCTCCGGAGCCACAGCCACCAAATTTTTCGACGCTTACGACCCAGGTCATCTCTCTCCTGCAAACTCACGACAACGATTGGGGCAACAACGATGAGCTCCGACGACTTCTGTTCTGCTCTAGCGATTCCACTCGATCCCCTCCCTTTCTCTACAAGATCACCCATAGTTTGGGCACCGCCAGCAAAGCCCTCAATTTCTTTCACTTCCTTCGGACGAACTCCCCGTCGCCGCCGGACCCTTTATCTTTATCTTACGTATTCCAAGCCATATTCCAGCTCGCTAGTTATGAGCAACGAAACTCACACTCGGAGCTCTCCAAATTGCTTTCGATTTCTCAAGAGCACGGCGTTCCTCTTACGGTGAACTCCGCTACGCTTCTGGTCCGGTTCTTCAATCGCGCAGGAATGATCGAAAATTCACTTCTCGTGTACAAAGAGCTTGACACAGATAAGCGAAATACGAATATAAGCAATGCGATGTTGCTTTCTTTATTGCGCGTTGGTAGAACCGATTATGCATTCCAACTGCTCGATGAAATGCTTGTTCAGGATGCTAAGTATCCGCCTAATGATAATACCGTGGATATTGTTATGGCTGCGTTGTTGTGCAGGGATAGGAACGGAAAGAGTGTGAGCGATACAAAAATAGTTGGGTTGGTTAAGAAATTCTGTGAACATGGCGCTTTTCCATCTGCGGTGAGGCTTACTCAATTGATCACTAAGCTTGGTAGGAGCGGGGAGAATGATCTGGCTTGGGATGCTTTACATGATGTGCTGAACTCGGGTGGCAACGTGGAAGCTTCTTCCTGTAATGCGCTTTTGACAGTGTTGGCTAGACAGCAGCATTTTCAGAAGGTGAACAAACTTTTAGCGGAGATGAAGGAAAACGGTATCCAGCCCAATGTTATAACATTTGGAATTCTGATTAATCACTTGTGCAAGTTCCATAGGGTTGATGAGGCTTTGGAGGTATTTGAGAAGATGATTGGAGGTGGCGAAGCTGGTGATTTTTCAGTTAAACCGGATTCGATCATTTACAATACTTTGATCGATGGACTGTGTAAGGTAGGGAGGCAGGGAGAGGGCCTGCAATTGATGGAACGGATGAGGTTGCACCAAAATGTTTCGCCTAATCCTGTTACCTATAATTGCCTGATTAATGGGTTCTGCAAAGCTGGTGAAATTGAAAAGGCCCTTGACCTTTTTGAGCAGATGAACGAGGAGGGGGTGCCATCAAATGTGATTACCCTTAACACTTTGGTTGATGGTATGTGTAAGTATGGGCGAGTAAGTAGGGCAATGGACTTCTTTCGTAAAATGGCGGAGAAGGGTTTGAAGGGGAATGCAGTTACTTACACAACCCTGATTAATGCCTTTTGCAATGCCAACAATATCGATAAGGCAATGGGGTTGTTCAATGAGATGTCAGAAACTGAATGTTCACCAGATGCAATTGTATACTACactttgatatctgggctaacGCAGTCTGGGAGGATGGATGATGCTTGTTTCGTTGCATCGCTTGCGAAAAAAGCTGGGTTCTGCTTGGACACTGTGAGCTACAATACAATGATTGGTGGGTTCTGCAGGAAGAATAAATTGGATAAAGCTTATGACATGCTCAAGGAGATGGAGCAAGCTGGAGTGAAGCCTGATTGCGTCACATACAACACTTTGATTTCATATTTCAGCAAGGCTGGGGATCTGTTGACTGCCCAtagaatgatgaaaaatatgGTTCGTGATGGTCTTGTGCCTACTGTTGGTACTCATGGAGCGCTTATTCATGCGCATTGTTTGGCGGGCAATCTTGACAAAGCAATGGAGATATTTTGGGATATGAGTTCCGGTTTAAAGATTACCCCGAACACTGTCATATATAACATGCTAATTGACTCTTTCTGCAAGAACAAGAAAGTAGAAGTTGCTATGTCTCTTATGGATGATATGAAAGTTAAGGGGGTGAGACCAAATACCACCACATATAATGCCATGTTAAAAGGCCTTCAGGAAATGAATTGGTTGGAGAAAGCGTTTGAGCTTATGGATCAGATGACTGAAACAGCCTGTAGTCCCGACTATATCACCATGGAGATTCTCACTAATTGGCTTTCTGCTGTTGGCGAAACGGAAAAACTAAGAAGATTTGTGCAAGGGTATCAAGTTTCAGCCTCAGCAGCATAG